A part of Microbacterium atlanticum genomic DNA contains:
- a CDS encoding cyclase family protein, whose protein sequence is MPATSPQYRAHFDFDIRFANGGGLSGTGFRLDLPSADAASDEIARLLVTHLGLALVDEVELRGLRIVEEPHRGSRGVDVPEAPRAARVVDLSHPIRAGLVTYPGLPAPTITPHLTREDSRARYAPGTEFAMDVITMIGNTGTYLDSPFHRYAEGADLAGLDLSTLVGLRAEVFHLEDAWDASRRGIRSTTLADRDVRGAAVLLHTGWDRWFGRPEYGRGAPFLSGEAAQWLIDAGAALVGIDSVNIDDTESGGERPAHSLLLGAGVHVVEHLTNLGSLPPQGARFTAAPPAVEGFGTFPVRAFAELPG, encoded by the coding sequence ATGCCCGCCACCTCCCCGCAGTACCGCGCGCACTTCGACTTTGACATCCGCTTCGCCAACGGGGGTGGTCTGTCCGGCACCGGCTTCCGCCTCGATCTGCCGTCGGCGGATGCCGCGTCCGACGAGATCGCCCGCCTGCTGGTCACCCACCTCGGCCTCGCGCTCGTCGACGAGGTCGAGCTGCGGGGGCTGCGGATCGTCGAGGAGCCCCATCGCGGCAGCCGCGGCGTCGACGTGCCCGAGGCCCCCCGCGCTGCGCGCGTCGTCGACCTCAGCCACCCGATCCGCGCGGGTCTCGTGACCTATCCGGGGCTGCCGGCGCCGACCATCACGCCGCACCTGACGCGCGAGGACTCCCGCGCACGGTATGCGCCGGGAACCGAGTTCGCGATGGACGTCATCACGATGATCGGCAACACCGGCACGTACCTCGACTCGCCGTTCCACCGCTACGCCGAGGGTGCCGATCTCGCCGGCCTCGACCTGTCGACGCTGGTGGGCCTGCGGGCCGAGGTGTTCCACCTGGAGGACGCGTGGGATGCCTCGCGCCGAGGCATCCGCTCCACCACCCTCGCCGATCGCGACGTGCGCGGCGCGGCGGTGCTGCTGCACACGGGCTGGGACCGCTGGTTCGGCCGCCCGGAGTACGGCCGCGGCGCCCCGTTCCTCTCGGGCGAAGCCGCGCAGTGGCTCATCGACGCGGGCGCGGCGCTGGTGGGCATCGACTCGGTGAACATCGACGACACCGAGTCCGGCGGTGAGCGGCCGGCGCACTCGCTGCTGCTGGGCGCCGGGGTGCACGTCGTCGAGCACCTGACCAACCTCGGCTCGCTGCCGCCGCAAGGCGCGCGCTTCACCGCGGCGCCGCCGGCCGTCGAGGGGTTCGGCACCTTCCCGGTGCGCGCCTTCGCCGAGCTGCCGGGCTGA
- a CDS encoding SDR family oxidoreductase: protein MQTFDFTPRRAIVTASDSGIGQATAIALAEAGCDVGITWHSDEEGAQLTAAAVRERGRNAESVQFDATDLDAVGVTIDGLVDRLGGLDVFVNNAGGGAGGPFLEVSVDDWRQVVALNLDGAFAALQAAARHMVRAGQGGRLIAITSVHETQPRVGSAAYVAAKHGLGGLIKTMAQELAEHAITANAVAPGEIATPLTDQDPEDAERTHRPGIPLGRPGKPDEIAAVVAFLASPAASYVTGASWTVDGGMLQMGPQAGSHLTSDEWRKG from the coding sequence ATGCAGACCTTCGACTTCACCCCACGCCGTGCGATCGTCACCGCCTCGGACTCGGGGATCGGGCAGGCGACCGCCATCGCCCTCGCCGAGGCCGGCTGCGACGTCGGCATCACCTGGCACAGCGACGAGGAGGGCGCGCAGCTCACGGCCGCCGCCGTCCGCGAGCGCGGCCGGAACGCCGAGTCGGTGCAGTTCGACGCCACCGACCTCGACGCCGTCGGCGTGACGATCGACGGCCTCGTCGACCGTCTGGGCGGGCTCGACGTGTTCGTCAACAATGCCGGCGGCGGCGCGGGCGGGCCGTTCCTCGAGGTGTCGGTCGATGACTGGCGCCAGGTCGTCGCCCTCAACCTCGACGGCGCGTTCGCCGCGCTGCAGGCGGCCGCCCGGCACATGGTGCGGGCGGGGCAGGGCGGACGCCTCATCGCGATCACCAGCGTGCACGAGACCCAGCCGCGCGTCGGCTCGGCGGCCTACGTCGCGGCCAAGCACGGCCTGGGCGGACTCATCAAGACCATGGCGCAGGAGCTCGCCGAGCACGCGATCACCGCGAACGCCGTCGCACCGGGCGAGATCGCGACGCCGCTCACCGACCAGGACCCCGAGGATGCCGAGCGCACGCACCGTCCCGGCATCCCGCTCGGGCGCCCGGGGAAGCCCGACGAGATCGCGGCGGTCGTCGCGTTCCTCGCGTCGCCCGCGGCGAGCTACGTCACCGGCGCGAGCTGGACCGTCGACGGCGGGATGCTGCAGATGGGGCCGCAGGCCGGCTCGCACCTCACCAGCGACGAGTGGCGGAAGGGATGA
- a CDS encoding GNAT family N-acetyltransferase — protein MAPTVPPPGIDIIPLDTVEKVHLAARVLAEVWGGDPGGMPANLLRALAHSGNYAVGVYDGEEMVGASVAFFGDPSSRSMHSHITGVLPGRQARGVGRVIKQHQRDWALSRGVGHITWTFDPLVARNAHFNLRVLGTRATEYLVNHYGPMDDGVNRGDETDRIMVSWALAAPPVPTPGDERVVASVEIPRDIEAMRREAPTDAATWRLRVREQLTGHLADGLVIGGFDDARGYLLVRR, from the coding sequence ATGGCTCCCACCGTGCCGCCGCCGGGCATCGACATCATCCCGCTCGACACCGTCGAGAAGGTGCACCTCGCCGCGCGGGTGCTCGCCGAGGTGTGGGGCGGAGATCCGGGCGGCATGCCGGCCAACCTCCTCCGCGCCCTGGCGCACTCCGGCAACTACGCGGTCGGCGTGTACGACGGGGAGGAGATGGTGGGGGCATCCGTCGCCTTCTTCGGCGATCCGTCGTCGCGCTCGATGCACAGCCACATCACCGGTGTGCTCCCGGGCCGGCAGGCTCGCGGCGTCGGCCGCGTTATCAAGCAGCATCAGCGGGACTGGGCGCTCTCGCGGGGCGTGGGCCACATCACCTGGACCTTCGACCCGCTGGTCGCCCGCAACGCCCACTTCAACCTGCGGGTGCTCGGCACGCGCGCGACCGAGTACCTGGTGAACCACTACGGGCCCATGGACGACGGCGTCAACCGCGGCGACGAGACCGACCGGATCATGGTCTCGTGGGCCCTCGCGGCGCCGCCGGTGCCGACTCCCGGCGACGAGCGGGTGGTCGCGTCGGTCGAGATCCCGCGCGACATCGAGGCGATGCGGCGCGAGGCGCCGACGGATGCCGCCACCTGGCGCCTGCGCGTACGCGAGCAGCTCACCGGGCACCTGGCCGACGGGCTCGTCATCGGCGGCTTCGACGACGCGCGCGGGTATCTGCTCGTCCGCCGCTGA
- a CDS encoding MFS transporter: MPRQGAIVAVLAIAGLASSFMFTLVVPIQSKLPELLDASREDTAWVVTSTLLAAAVMTPIAGRLGDMYGKRRIVLVLLALLVVGSVIAAASTGIIGVIIGRTLQGAVTGVVPLGISILRDVLHQSRVDSAIALISATLGVGGALGLPISALITERSDWHVLFWVSAALGAIVFGLVLWIVPVSALRTGGRFDFVGTAGLAVGLLGVLLAVSRGNEWGWTSPAVLALGIGGFVVLLAWGWYELRIAEPLLDLRVAARRPVLLTNLASIAFGFSLFASNVIYPQMLELPTAVGGFGLSLVAASLIVMPAGLVMMVLSPFSGQLARTVGPKLLLVAGAVALVVTYGFTLLFATEVWQILVANIGIGLGIGFGYAAMPMLIMRSVPQSETGASNGLNALFRSLGTSTAAAVIGAVLASFAIDVDGVAVPQPVAFQISFLLGGAAAVVALVVALFIPRHHAPQERHPSLRE; the protein is encoded by the coding sequence ATGCCTCGCCAGGGCGCCATCGTCGCGGTCCTGGCGATCGCGGGGCTGGCGTCGTCGTTCATGTTCACGCTGGTGGTGCCGATCCAGTCCAAGCTGCCCGAGCTGCTGGACGCCAGCCGCGAGGACACGGCGTGGGTCGTGACCTCGACGCTCCTGGCCGCCGCGGTGATGACGCCGATCGCCGGGCGCCTCGGCGACATGTACGGCAAGCGGCGCATCGTGCTCGTGCTGCTGGCCCTGCTGGTGGTGGGCTCGGTCATCGCTGCGGCATCCACCGGCATCATCGGCGTGATCATCGGACGCACGCTGCAGGGGGCCGTCACCGGCGTCGTCCCGCTCGGCATCTCGATCCTGCGTGACGTGCTGCACCAGAGCCGCGTCGACTCGGCGATCGCGCTCATCAGCGCGACGCTCGGCGTCGGCGGCGCACTGGGGCTCCCGATCAGCGCGCTGATCACCGAGCGCAGCGACTGGCACGTGCTGTTCTGGGTCTCGGCGGCGCTCGGCGCGATCGTGTTCGGCCTCGTGCTGTGGATCGTGCCGGTCAGCGCGCTGCGCACCGGCGGCCGGTTCGACTTCGTCGGCACCGCGGGCCTCGCCGTCGGGCTGCTCGGGGTGCTGCTGGCGGTCTCGCGCGGCAACGAGTGGGGGTGGACGTCGCCCGCCGTGCTGGCGCTCGGGATCGGCGGGTTCGTGGTGCTGCTCGCGTGGGGCTGGTACGAGCTGCGCATCGCCGAGCCGCTGCTCGACCTCCGCGTCGCAGCGCGGCGCCCCGTGCTGCTCACCAACCTCGCCTCGATCGCGTTCGGGTTCTCGCTGTTCGCGTCGAACGTGATCTATCCGCAGATGCTGGAGCTGCCCACGGCGGTCGGGGGCTTCGGCCTGTCGCTCGTGGCCGCGAGCCTCATCGTGATGCCGGCGGGCCTGGTGATGATGGTGCTCTCGCCGTTCTCGGGGCAGCTCGCGCGCACCGTCGGACCGAAGCTGCTCCTCGTGGCCGGAGCCGTCGCGCTCGTCGTCACCTACGGCTTCACGCTGCTGTTCGCCACCGAGGTGTGGCAGATCCTCGTGGCCAACATCGGCATCGGGCTGGGCATCGGCTTCGGCTACGCCGCGATGCCGATGCTCATCATGCGCTCCGTGCCGCAGTCCGAGACGGGGGCCTCGAACGGGCTCAACGCGCTGTTCCGCTCGCTCGGCACCAGCACCGCCGCGGCCGTCATCGGCGCGGTGCTGGCCTCCTTCGCGATCGACGTCGACGGCGTTGCGGTCCCCCAGCCCGTCGCGTTCCAGATCTCCTTCCTGCTCGGCGGGGCGGCGGCGGTGGTCGCCCTCGTCGTGGCGCTGTTCATCCCGCGGCATCACGCGCCGCAGGAGAGGCATCCGTCCCTCCGCGAGTGA
- a CDS encoding peptide MFS transporter, whose translation MDRQSPGDRRDEPEQVPVGPPDGATAAAGDTPAASRRAAERSGTDASAATATTADDGADHDTRFFGQPWALAHIFGVEMWERFSFYGMQGILLIYMYYSVADGGLGIPEATATGIVGAYGGTVYLSTILGAWVADRLLGSERVLFYSAWVIMAGHIALALLPSVWGLGVGLILVAVGSGGLKANATAVVGTLYSAKDPRRDAGFSLFYLGINLGAFLGPIVTGLLQSNVGFHWGFGAAAVGMAIGLTQYSFGRKQLPASSRVVANPLPANRRGMMIGIALAGLLLIVVLVLTGVIRADNLAGIVILVTLVAAVAYFSVIITSRAITGDDRSRVIGFIPLFIVNVGFWSLYQQQFTVLTIYSDKQLDRTIFGWEMPVSWVNSINPVFVIILSGVFAAIWTKLGDHAPSAPVKFSLGAMIMGVAFLLFLPWANGAPNSTPLLAIVLILFVFTIAELFISPPGLSVTTKLAPELFHTQMVALYFLSIALGTAIAGWLAQFYNPEDEVPYFTILGGIAIVLGLALLAAVKPVLRLMRGVR comes from the coding sequence ATGGACCGACAGAGCCCGGGTGACCGCCGAGACGAACCGGAGCAGGTGCCCGTCGGACCGCCCGACGGGGCGACCGCCGCAGCGGGCGACACTCCGGCCGCGTCGCGGCGGGCGGCAGAGCGGAGCGGGACGGATGCCTCGGCGGCGACGGCGACGACGGCCGACGACGGCGCCGACCACGACACCCGGTTCTTCGGCCAGCCCTGGGCTCTCGCGCACATCTTCGGCGTGGAGATGTGGGAGCGGTTCAGCTTCTACGGCATGCAGGGCATCCTGCTCATCTACATGTACTACTCCGTCGCGGACGGCGGACTGGGGATCCCGGAGGCGACCGCGACGGGCATCGTCGGCGCGTACGGCGGCACCGTGTACCTCTCGACGATCCTCGGCGCCTGGGTCGCGGACCGGCTGCTCGGGTCGGAGCGCGTGCTGTTCTACAGCGCGTGGGTCATCATGGCGGGCCACATCGCGCTCGCACTGCTGCCGAGTGTGTGGGGACTGGGCGTCGGGCTGATCCTCGTCGCCGTGGGCTCGGGCGGCCTCAAGGCCAACGCGACCGCAGTCGTCGGCACGCTGTACTCCGCGAAGGATCCGCGGCGCGACGCCGGCTTCTCGCTGTTCTACCTCGGCATCAACCTGGGCGCGTTCCTGGGTCCGATCGTCACGGGCCTGCTGCAGAGCAACGTCGGCTTCCACTGGGGCTTCGGCGCCGCGGCCGTCGGCATGGCGATCGGCCTCACGCAGTACTCGTTCGGCCGCAAGCAACTGCCGGCGTCGTCGCGCGTCGTCGCGAACCCGCTGCCGGCGAACCGCCGCGGCATGATGATCGGCATCGCCCTCGCGGGGCTGCTGCTCATCGTCGTGCTCGTGCTCACCGGAGTGATCCGGGCCGACAACCTCGCGGGCATCGTGATCCTCGTGACCCTCGTCGCCGCCGTGGCGTACTTCTCGGTCATCATCACCTCGCGCGCGATCACCGGCGACGATCGGTCACGGGTGATCGGGTTCATCCCCCTGTTCATCGTGAACGTCGGGTTCTGGTCGCTGTATCAGCAGCAGTTCACGGTGCTGACGATCTACTCCGACAAGCAGCTCGATCGCACGATCTTCGGCTGGGAGATGCCGGTGTCGTGGGTGAACTCGATCAACCCGGTGTTCGTCATCATCCTCTCCGGCGTGTTCGCGGCGATCTGGACGAAGCTCGGCGACCACGCGCCGTCGGCGCCGGTGAAGTTCTCGCTCGGCGCCATGATCATGGGCGTGGCGTTCCTGCTGTTCCTGCCGTGGGCGAACGGCGCGCCGAACTCGACGCCGCTGCTGGCGATCGTGCTGATCCTGTTCGTGTTCACCATCGCCGAGCTGTTCATCTCGCCGCCCGGGCTCTCGGTGACGACGAAGCTCGCACCCGAGCTGTTCCACACCCAGATGGTCGCGCTGTACTTCCTGTCCATCGCCCTGGGCACCGCGATCGCCGGCTGGCTCGCCCAGTTCTACAACCCCGAGGACGAGGTGCCCTACTTCACGATCCTCGGCGGCATCGCCATCGTGCTGGGCCTCGCACTGCTCGCCGCAGTGAAGCCCGTGCTTCGGCTCATGCGGGGCGTGCGCTGA
- a CDS encoding HNH endonuclease signature motif containing protein, which produces MTNLAAALMALGDALAERVAAGFGDDGLRLADDDELLATLAAAGRLRRGAEALLAEAVAQLIERDEERAQPDRLTARNGCRNAGELIQRATRVSSRTAAEVLAAAKAVRRPTSLSTGEALPAEFPHLRLALAAGAVGIDGMATVVSAFRGCGAGRAELLAADEELAAAACGEGADAAPPATADDLRAFALVWAAYLDQDGAEPAESRAMRKRGLTIGRRGEDGLVPVRGGLLPEVAAQLQLGFDSVLNPKVDDVQGPCFSESEPSDCDDSVGGAADRRTPAQKRHDVLAVLLTAAVASGELPMLGGAAPTLVVSVREQDLASGRGYAHLPGDDEPVSIAAARHIACAGAVQRVVLGAAGRIVSMRTLDRVFNHHQRRAITLRDGGCLIPGCQVPPQWCEVHHVEEHSRGGSTHTDNGVLLCWFHHRTIDSGGWQVAMVEGVPYVRGPAWWDAQRTWRPVTRSPIRRRERMAVRQT; this is translated from the coding sequence ATGACGAACCTCGCCGCCGCCCTCATGGCGCTCGGCGACGCGCTCGCAGAGCGTGTCGCGGCGGGATTCGGCGACGACGGACTGCGGCTGGCAGACGATGACGAGCTGCTGGCGACGCTCGCTGCGGCAGGGCGACTCCGCAGGGGTGCCGAGGCCCTGCTGGCGGAGGCGGTCGCCCAACTCATCGAGCGGGATGAGGAGCGCGCACAGCCTGACCGGCTGACCGCGCGGAACGGATGCCGGAACGCCGGCGAGCTCATCCAGCGGGCGACGCGGGTGTCATCGCGCACCGCTGCCGAGGTGCTCGCGGCGGCGAAGGCGGTGCGACGGCCCACGTCGCTGTCGACCGGCGAGGCGTTGCCGGCCGAGTTCCCGCACCTGCGTCTCGCGCTCGCGGCGGGTGCCGTGGGCATCGACGGCATGGCCACCGTCGTCAGCGCATTCCGCGGGTGCGGTGCGGGTCGTGCCGAGCTGCTGGCGGCAGACGAGGAACTCGCTGCCGCGGCCTGCGGTGAGGGAGCGGATGCGGCGCCGCCGGCCACAGCGGACGACCTTCGCGCGTTCGCGCTCGTGTGGGCGGCCTATCTCGATCAGGACGGCGCCGAGCCGGCCGAGTCGCGCGCCATGCGAAAGCGGGGACTCACGATCGGGCGGCGAGGAGAAGACGGGCTCGTTCCGGTTCGGGGTGGTCTCCTCCCCGAGGTCGCAGCGCAGCTGCAGCTCGGGTTCGACAGTGTGCTGAACCCGAAGGTGGACGACGTGCAGGGGCCGTGCTTCTCAGAGAGCGAGCCGAGCGATTGCGACGACTCGGTAGGGGGCGCGGCGGACCGCCGAACGCCTGCCCAGAAGCGGCACGATGTGCTGGCCGTGCTGCTGACGGCAGCGGTGGCATCCGGTGAACTGCCCATGCTCGGCGGCGCCGCACCGACACTGGTCGTGTCGGTGCGCGAACAAGACCTCGCGTCGGGGCGCGGGTATGCGCACCTCCCCGGTGACGACGAGCCGGTCTCGATCGCCGCGGCCCGGCACATCGCCTGCGCGGGCGCGGTGCAGCGGGTCGTGCTCGGCGCGGCCGGCCGGATCGTGTCGATGCGGACGCTCGATCGAGTCTTCAACCATCACCAGCGCCGGGCCATCACCCTGCGTGACGGCGGATGCCTCATCCCCGGGTGTCAGGTGCCGCCGCAGTGGTGCGAAGTGCATCACGTCGAGGAGCATTCGCGGGGTGGGTCGACGCACACCGACAACGGGGTGCTGCTGTGCTGGTTCCACCATCGCACCATCGACTCCGGCGGGTGGCAGGTGGCGATGGTCGAGGGGGTGCCGTACGTGAGAGGGCCGGCGTGGTGGGACGCCCAGCGGACGTGGCGGCCGGTGACGAGGTCGCCGATCCGACGGCGCGAGCGGATGGCAGTGCGGCAGACGTGA
- a CDS encoding alpha-L-rhamnosidase, whose translation MTPYDLRVEYLHVPIGVGAREPRFSWLADHVQDAFELEVSTGGRVVWASGPVDGPNGGLVAYAGEPLAANSAYRWRVRSRSPEGGWSEWAASTFETSLLDPADWSAAWVEPAQQEAVVERWSIVDWVRGLGPHTSPEERLRPPQLLRQRFDVGPGVTKARLFAAARGVYSPFVNGARADDQVLAPGYDSYEHRISFQAYDVTAALTEGENVLGVALADGWWAGRIGLTGSSAQFGRRTSAIWQLHIDYADSTTQVVASGSDVRSATGPWAYADLFVGERFDRRAEPVGWDRPGFDDGEWMPVAEVGADHHVLVPFRGEPIRRVREMPAVSLVDTDQGTVVDFGQVLVGRVRLSLRESTNGQRIELEHTETLAADGSWFANIVGINKEQTDVFVAAGGPDEWEPAFTFHGFRFARISGLTAPLEPEDVMAVVLASDLEQTGSFVSSDPRLNRLHENVVWSQRGNFLSVPTDCPQRERAGWTGDIQAFVGAATNNALVLPFLSRWLDNLRADQLPDGRIPIFSPRSPFDAEAADAAQGIGSIVAAAGWSDAVAIVPWTLYERTGDRRVLDDNYEAMLRWVEYQRATAAAQLPEALAGAGLSDERRRGQALLYNTGLHFGDWLTPSTMEGRPTHEAIGVAPALTSEYLAPMFQAQTLTIAAQAAAALGRPADAAAFAARAAEVRAAFAFEYIDADGDLPVRLQGVYVVALAFDMVPPELRARTAARLVELIRERGNRLDTGFLSTPYLLDVLCDHGYADVARTLLWQSDAPSWLYEVDRGATTIWETWDAISPDGAIRPMSFNHYAPGCVDDWLYRRVAGIRSTSPGFRTAVIEPDFDAGVEWVRAHIGTPFGRLAVEWTRAAGAVGAGTTRGGVVGAVTVDVPFGVTAHLVAGGVDVALTPGRSTHVIELGGR comes from the coding sequence ATGACCCCCTACGACCTGCGCGTCGAATACCTGCACGTGCCGATCGGCGTCGGCGCCCGCGAGCCCCGCTTCTCGTGGCTCGCCGACCACGTCCAGGACGCCTTCGAGCTGGAGGTGTCGACCGGTGGTCGGGTCGTCTGGGCGAGCGGCCCGGTGGACGGCCCGAACGGGGGACTCGTCGCCTACGCGGGGGAGCCGCTCGCCGCGAACAGCGCCTACCGGTGGCGGGTGCGCAGCCGGTCGCCCGAAGGCGGTTGGTCGGAGTGGGCGGCGTCGACGTTCGAGACGTCGCTCCTGGACCCCGCGGACTGGTCGGCGGCATGGGTCGAACCCGCGCAGCAGGAGGCCGTCGTCGAACGGTGGAGCATCGTGGACTGGGTGCGCGGGCTCGGCCCCCACACATCGCCCGAAGAGCGGCTGCGACCGCCGCAGCTGCTCCGCCAGCGCTTCGACGTCGGCCCCGGCGTGACCAAAGCGCGACTGTTCGCCGCCGCGCGCGGGGTCTACTCGCCCTTCGTCAACGGCGCCCGCGCGGACGACCAGGTGCTCGCCCCGGGATACGACAGCTACGAGCACCGCATCTCGTTCCAGGCCTACGACGTCACCGCCGCGCTCACCGAGGGCGAGAACGTCCTCGGCGTCGCGCTGGCCGACGGCTGGTGGGCCGGCCGAATAGGTCTCACCGGCTCAAGTGCGCAGTTCGGCCGCCGCACCTCGGCGATCTGGCAACTGCACATCGACTATGCCGACAGCACGACGCAGGTCGTGGCATCCGGCTCCGACGTGCGCAGCGCGACAGGGCCTTGGGCGTACGCCGACCTGTTCGTGGGCGAGCGGTTCGACCGGCGTGCCGAGCCTGTCGGGTGGGATCGTCCCGGTTTCGACGACGGCGAATGGATGCCGGTTGCAGAGGTCGGCGCCGACCACCACGTGCTCGTGCCGTTCCGCGGCGAACCGATCCGCCGCGTGCGCGAGATGCCGGCGGTCTCGCTCGTCGACACCGATCAGGGCACCGTCGTCGACTTCGGGCAGGTGCTCGTCGGCCGCGTGCGGCTGAGTCTGCGGGAGTCGACGAACGGACAGCGGATCGAGCTCGAGCACACCGAGACGCTCGCCGCCGACGGCTCGTGGTTCGCGAACATCGTCGGCATCAACAAGGAGCAGACGGACGTCTTCGTCGCCGCCGGGGGACCCGACGAGTGGGAACCCGCGTTCACTTTCCACGGCTTCCGGTTCGCGAGGATCAGCGGGCTGACCGCGCCGCTCGAGCCCGAAGACGTGATGGCTGTCGTGCTCGCCAGCGATCTGGAGCAGACGGGCTCGTTCGTGTCTTCCGATCCCCGTCTGAACCGCCTGCACGAGAACGTGGTGTGGAGTCAGCGCGGCAATTTCCTGTCGGTGCCCACGGACTGCCCGCAGCGGGAGCGCGCCGGGTGGACCGGCGACATCCAGGCGTTCGTCGGCGCCGCGACGAACAACGCCCTGGTGCTGCCCTTCCTCTCGCGCTGGCTCGACAATCTGCGTGCCGACCAGCTGCCCGACGGGCGGATCCCGATCTTCTCGCCGCGCTCGCCGTTCGACGCCGAGGCGGCGGACGCCGCGCAGGGCATCGGCTCGATCGTCGCGGCGGCCGGCTGGAGCGACGCCGTCGCGATCGTGCCGTGGACCCTCTACGAGCGCACCGGCGATCGCCGCGTGCTCGACGACAACTACGAAGCGATGCTGCGGTGGGTCGAGTACCAGCGCGCGACCGCCGCGGCGCAGTTGCCCGAGGCGCTCGCCGGCGCCGGGCTGTCGGATGAGCGCCGGCGTGGGCAGGCGCTGCTCTACAACACCGGCCTGCACTTCGGCGACTGGCTGACCCCGAGCACGATGGAGGGCCGCCCGACGCACGAGGCGATCGGCGTCGCCCCGGCGCTCACGAGCGAGTACCTCGCGCCGATGTTCCAGGCGCAGACGCTGACGATCGCCGCACAGGCGGCGGCGGCTCTCGGACGACCGGCGGATGCCGCGGCCTTCGCCGCACGGGCGGCCGAGGTGCGCGCCGCCTTCGCCTTCGAGTACATCGACGCCGACGGCGACCTCCCCGTGCGGCTGCAGGGCGTCTACGTCGTCGCGCTCGCCTTCGACATGGTCCCGCCCGAGCTGCGTGCACGCACGGCGGCGCGGCTCGTGGAGCTCATCCGGGAGCGGGGGAACCGGCTCGACACCGGGTTCCTCTCCACGCCGTACCTGCTCGACGTGCTATGCGACCACGGCTACGCCGACGTCGCGCGCACGCTGCTGTGGCAGTCCGATGCGCCGTCGTGGCTCTACGAGGTCGACCGCGGCGCGACGACGATCTGGGAGACGTGGGATGCGATCTCGCCGGACGGCGCCATCCGGCCCATGTCGTTCAATCACTATGCGCCGGGCTGCGTCGACGACTGGCTGTACCGCCGGGTCGCCGGCATCCGCTCCACCTCGCCCGGCTTCCGTACCGCGGTGATCGAGCCCGACTTCGATGCCGGGGTCGAGTGGGTGCGCGCGCACATCGGCACGCCGTTCGGCCGGCTCGCGGTCGAGTGGACGCGCGCGGCGGGCGCGGTAGGCGCGGGGACGACACGCGGAGGGGTCGTGGGCGCCGTCACCGTCGACGTGCCGTTCGGCGTCACGGCGCACCTCGTCGCGGGTGGGGTCGACGTCGCGCTCACGCCGGGGCGCAGCACCCACGTGATCGAGCTCGGGGGACGGTGA
- a CDS encoding fumarylacetoacetate hydrolase family protein produces the protein MKLANLGGRAVLVTEDRAFDVHRASAGRFGPDPQSLFDDWASFAQWASTATDATAEASVTLDVAALGAPVPCPRQVFAIGLNYAEHAAEAGYPPDSMPVTFTKFPSSIVGQDAVVELPEGHVDWEVELVVVIGREAHRLEREQAWDHVAGLTIGQDLSERITQLQGTAPQFSLGKSFPGFGPTGPWLVTPDEFADRDDLAISCRLSGESMQSSRTSMMLYDVPELLVRLSAVCRLLPGDIIFSGTPAGIGNRRTPPRFIGPDDVLVSEIEGIGTLTTRFTAGD, from the coding sequence GTGAAGCTGGCCAACCTCGGCGGGCGCGCCGTCCTCGTGACAGAGGACCGCGCGTTCGACGTGCACCGGGCTTCGGCGGGCCGGTTCGGTCCCGACCCGCAGTCGCTGTTCGACGACTGGGCGTCGTTCGCGCAGTGGGCCTCGACGGCGACGGATGCCACGGCCGAGGCATCCGTCACGCTCGACGTCGCGGCCCTCGGCGCCCCGGTGCCTTGCCCGCGGCAGGTGTTCGCGATCGGCCTGAACTATGCCGAGCACGCGGCGGAGGCGGGATACCCGCCGGATTCGATGCCGGTGACGTTCACGAAGTTCCCGTCGTCGATCGTGGGGCAGGATGCCGTGGTCGAGCTGCCCGAGGGCCACGTCGACTGGGAGGTCGAGCTCGTCGTGGTGATCGGGCGCGAGGCGCACCGGCTCGAGCGCGAGCAGGCCTGGGATCATGTCGCCGGCCTGACGATCGGGCAGGACCTGTCGGAGCGCATCACGCAGCTGCAGGGCACGGCGCCGCAGTTCAGCCTGGGCAAGTCGTTCCCCGGTTTCGGTCCGACGGGCCCATGGCTCGTCACACCGGACGAGTTCGCCGACCGCGACGACCTCGCGATCTCGTGCCGCCTCTCGGGTGAGAGCATGCAGTCCTCGCGGACGTCGATGATGCTCTACGACGTGCCCGAGCTGCTCGTGCGGCTCTCGGCGGTGTGCCGGCTGCTGCCCGGCGACATCATCTTCTCGGGCACGCCGGCGGGCATCGGCAACCGCCGCACGCCGCCGCGCTTCATCGGCCCGGACGACGTGCTCGTGAGCGAGATCGAGGGCATCGGCACGCTCACCACGCGCTTCACCGCCGGCGACTGA